In Thermodesulfovibrionia bacterium, the genomic window CATGCCCCCCTGTCAACTGCCCCCAGGTCTGTCCTTGGGTATATCCTCGACTGGCCCTGAAGCTGGAGTATGAGCGAATACTTCTCCTTTAAGGTTGTCTCAACCGCAACGCCTCCATGTATGAAGTCCTCAAGTTTAATATCCTCATACCCCTTCAGGTCTCCGGGGAATACTGAGCCGAGGTTAAGATATGCCATAAAGTCATCTGATATCTTCCTGTTAAACAGCAAAGCGACACCCGCATCAATGCTCCCATTGCCGTATCCTTTTTTTGCGCTTCCTGTCGGAAGCTCGATATCTCCCATCAGGCTCAACTTCATTTCATCAGAAGAGATTAGAGGCTTTTTAGCTGTAAGCCTTATGTCGCCAAGCGCGACACCGGTCTTGCCTTTAACGATCAGCTTACCGTCTCTCCTTATCTCATACAGAAAGTCATCATCAGGCCGTGCGCCTCTTCCATAATCAGGCAGGCCGAGAGTCTTGTGATATGAATCAAGGA contains:
- a CDS encoding DUF3187 family protein — encoded protein: MRYAGYSTFVFLILFIITPFSIAGSFDGPLQVKNQYPIFMHAGAPYIAAASMENSFSASLSHSSTYTVQSSKDWVIDQDMEVTELNLRYKKVLYDSVEIGVDIPIIALSGGFMDGFLDSYHKTLGLPDYGRGARPDDDFLYEIRRDGKLIVKGKTGVALGDIRLTAKKPLISSDEMKLSLMGDIELPTGSAKKGYGNGSIDAGVALLFNRKISDDFMAYLNLGSVFPGDLKGYEDIKLEDFIHGGVAVETTLKEKYSLILQLQGQSRIYPRTDLGAVDRGAWLLSFGGRYVAGRNLFELSFTEDINSSGAPDFILNLSYKARL